Within Streptomyces sp. SS1-1, the genomic segment CGGTCGCCGCCTCGGCGATGCCCTTCATGAACTCGAAGAACTGCGTGGCGTGCACGATCGAGTAGGGGATGCCCGAGTCCTTGATCAGGCCCTCCTGCATCTGCTTGGCGCGGAAGTAGCCGCTGTCCTGGAGCCGCTCCGTGCCGACCACGGAGAGCGCCACATGGTGGGTCACACCGGCGTTCGCCTCCGCCTTCAGGAGGTTGGTGGTGGAGGTGCGGAAGAACTCCATGACGGCGTCGTCCTCGAAAGAGGGCGAGTTGGAGACGTCGATCACGACCGAGGCTCCGGCCAGCACCTCGGCCAGTCCTTCGCCGGTGAGTGTGTTCACGCCGGTGTTGGGGGCGGCGGGCACGGCCTCGTGACCGTGCTCGCCGAGCTTGGCGACCAGCTTGGAGCCGATCAGTCCGGTACCGCCGATGACTACGACCTTCATGGGAATAACCTTTCGGAATGTGCGATGTCGCCTACCGCAGATAAGACCGGGTGCTCGCTTCTTCTGTGACAGCAGAGCCGCCTTTTCGGTCTTTCCGGTGTTTCAGGCGTTCTGACGACGCCCCGGCTTTTCCGGTGAGCGGAGGATCGTCACTCGACGAGCTTTCCCTCGGAGGAGACCTCGGTCATGAGGGACGCGATCTCGTCCGGGACGGCGGGAATGTCCTCGTGGGTGATCCCGGTCGTCGGAGACCAGACCAGGTTCACGCGGAACGCGGGATCCATGGCGGGGAAGTCGCTGCGGTTGTGACACCCGCGTGTCTCCCGGCGTTCCAGCGCCGCCTCCAGCGTGGCGCGGGCCGCCAGGGCGGCCGACTTGAGGTCGAAGGCGTGGGCGAGGTCCTGGAAGCCGGCGATGTCGGGGTGGACGCCGACGTCCCGCATGCGCTCCTCGATGGCGTCCAGTTCCGCCAGGCCCGTGCGCAGACCCTGTTCGTCCCGGACGACACCGGCGTGCTCGGTCATGGTGTTGCGGATCGCGCGTTGGAGCGCCCGGACGTTCTCGGGCCCGTCCGCGGCGAGCATCTCGTCGACCTCGGCGCGTGCCTCGGCCACCGCGGCCGCCGACCGGGGCTGCGCGGTGAGCGCCTCCGAGTAGGCCGCCGCGGCCTGGCCGGTGATACGGCCGT encodes:
- a CDS encoding SDR family oxidoreductase yields the protein MKVVVIGGTGLIGSKLVAKLGEHGHEAVPAAPNTGVNTLTGEGLAEVLAGASVVIDVSNSPSFEDDAVMEFFRTSTTNLLKAEANAGVTHHVALSVVGTERLQDSGYFRAKQMQEGLIKDSGIPYSIVHATQFFEFMKGIAEAATDGDTVRLAPVKIRPVFSDDVAAAVGRTAVGAPVGGVVEVAGPEEFQLDELIRKGLAAKKDPRHVVTDVHAPYFGAELQETTLLPGPDAHIAETRFADWLAQQQQR